In Physeter macrocephalus isolate SW-GA unplaced genomic scaffold, ASM283717v5 random_150, whole genome shotgun sequence, a genomic segment contains:
- the LOC114484900 gene encoding transmembrane protein 143-like, translating into MTVERWLRLRGKGLAMLHVTRGVWGSRVRVRPLLPALLGHPRALSSLEAKMGEYRKMWNPTEPRDWAQQYRERFIPFSKEQLLRLLIKEFHSSPAEKAALEDFVTHVNFCTLFHYHHILAQLQVRTGSLWPSPLCFDEGQHRPLCARLINSFLQNQGAAATSPICRSRNCSSKRAQMCP; encoded by the exons ATGACAGTCGAACGTTGGCTAAG GCTGCGGGGAAAGGGTCTGGCCATGCTGCATGTGACCCGAGGGGTCTGGGGATCCAGGGTCCGAGTACGGCCCCTGTTGCCCGCGCTCCTCGGCCACCCCCGGGCCCTGTCATCGCTGGAGGCCAAGATGGGGGAGTACCGCAAGATGTGGAACCCCACGGAGCCCCGCGACTGGGCCCAGCAGTACCGCGAGCGGTTCATCCCGTTCTCCAAAGAGCAGCTGCTCCGCCTCCTGATAAAG GAGTTCCATTCCAGTCCTGCAGAGAAGGCGGCTTTGGAGGACTTCGTGACCCACGTGAACTTTTGCACCTTGTTCCACTACCATCACATCCTGGCCCAGCTGCAGGTGAGGACAGGGTCCCTCTGGCC CTCTCCTCTTTGCTTCGACGAGGGGCAACATCGgcccctctgtgccaggctcATCAACTCCTTCCTGCAGAACCAAGGAGCAGCTGCCACCAGCCCCATTTGCAGAAGCAGAAACTGTAGCTCCAAGAGGGCCCAgatgtgcccaag